Proteins encoded in a region of the Thermoplasmata archaeon genome:
- a CDS encoding DUF1294 domain-containing protein: MDTTILIAILAVYIVLNIIAFLAFVWDKHKAKNDMWRTRESTLILLALFGPFGATIGMLTVRHKTQKIKFKLVYLFLIIHIIVIAYLFISKTISF; encoded by the coding sequence ATGGATACGACAATCCTAATTGCAATTCTCGCAGTATACATCGTACTGAACATAATCGCATTTCTTGCCTTCGTATGGGACAAACACAAGGCTAAGAACGACATGTGGAGGACCAGGGAGTCAACGCTCATATTACTGGCCCTGTTCGGTCCTTTCGGTGCAACAATCGGGATGCTCACTGTAAGGCACAAAACTCAGAAGATCAAGTTCAAGCTCGTATATCTGTTCTTGATCATCCACATAATCGTGATCGCATATCTGTTCATCAGTAAAAC